The Pedobacter roseus genome contains a region encoding:
- a CDS encoding MupA/Atu3671 family FMN-dependent luciferase-like monooxygenase, protein MKILEMRKMKLSSKINEVVATLLRLREQGIFIIPNEDRTKISARGLTDALTESDKQFITINKALIISIIGNGLNFDMPHIPIRRIEKTGSYLLSSSQRRLWIISQITNADVAYNMPGAYVFSGALDSMALSRSFLSLLERHEILRTVFRGDDEGNVLQVVVELDFLGLSLVESDHRGSGRDAVDGLIELDFGTSFDLSSGPLLRAHLYRTGDDEWVFTYVMHHIISDGWSMGILVRELLDLYNGEVTGIPADLPVLGIQYRDYAAWEQSNLSGDVYAGHRDYWLDQLSGDLPVLDLWSDRPRPAVKTYTGGVVHCILDRELSDSLRSLCHQSGSTLFMGLLSVVNILLYRYSGQDDIIVGTPMAGREHPDLEGQIGFYVNTLALRTRLSGSKSFREVLGDVRGVCLDAYEHQAYPFDKLVEELGLQRDMSRNPLFDVAVVLQNTDSPAGSGIPGITVSAYQAGQTTISKFDLTFTFFEVDGGIALNIEYNSDLYDIISIERMSGHFCLLLGQLLTSPDGAVGEVDYIGQAERDVLLGEFNATSTAYPSEQTIVDLFEEQVSRFPANKAVVFGEEYFSYSELNRRIDRLASVLYHKCSSKRKLIPVFIEKGIDMLVSVLAVLKFGAGYVPIDPEEPIERIKLILNQIECDMIITSKSFKKRLPEGHWELIDPEFIGELQLKDDFITIDKPKPEDIAYLIYTSGSTGIPKGVMIQHSALANFLFAMNRVMPLDGGDHLLAMTTLSFDISILELLWTICNGVPITIKENKLDLPKLDVANNKYLDFSLFYFAAQTDKIKDKYSFIKKSAVFADENEFKSVWLPERHFNPFGGIFPNPAILASAISMITNQIQIRAGSVVLPLHDTIRVVEEWSQVDNLSNGRIGLSFAYGWHPDDFVLFPENYYTRKEIFFQQIDILSTLWNGDKITRRNGAGMDVQVEVFPKPIQDKLPMWITTTGNPKTFEAAGKLGANVLTHLLGQDIIELEKNISIYRNSLIQNGFSVDDAKVTIMLHTFVGEDLKKIKSEVHKPFLQYLKASVNLLSKMSEEFSEQEMNKESIEGTLEIFFERYWQTNTLFGTVESCTELLNSLKKIGVTEIACLVDFGVDEEKAFKNLTFLSLLKKRFQKRDLDGITGAANINSIQLTPSYLRLMLSDDDSLLFLKSLKHIIVGGERLTPELADRVLKLNGPILYNMYGPTETTIWSSYKHITRADKITIGKPISNTRFYILDESGNLCPIGVAGELYIGGAGLSAGYFKDEALTSDKFVNNKFSTVADRIYRTGDMAKWLLNGEVEILGRKDDQVKVNGHRVELGEIENLLNSFSDIESAVVLQRLPGEVDQVIAYISTDLPLSLSELRKFLTTRLPFAMLPNHYYQVENIPLFKSGKINRKVLPELSRVDLQNNVIVSEPRNRLESIVRDIWVDLLKKNNINITDNFFEIGGNSLHAIRLISKINKEFDVTLAPSILFQIPTIENVSAEILRLIPDGGNLTADTNDLETFSI, encoded by the coding sequence ATGAAAATATTGGAAATGCGGAAAATGAAATTATCTTCTAAAATAAATGAAGTTGTTGCTACACTTTTGAGACTTAGAGAGCAGGGGATTTTCATAATTCCTAATGAGGATAGAACGAAAATATCTGCCCGGGGTCTTACAGATGCACTTACGGAGTCTGATAAGCAATTTATAACTATTAACAAAGCTTTGATCATTTCCATTATTGGCAATGGACTGAATTTTGACATGCCGCACATTCCGATCCGTAGGATTGAGAAAACGGGTAGTTATCTACTCTCTTCATCCCAGCGCCGCCTATGGATAATAAGTCAGATAACGAATGCGGACGTTGCCTATAACATGCCTGGAGCCTATGTTTTCTCCGGAGCACTTGATAGCATGGCACTGTCCCGGAGTTTTCTTTCTCTTCTGGAGCGTCATGAGATCCTGCGTACTGTCTTTCGGGGGGACGATGAGGGCAATGTGCTCCAAGTGGTTGTCGAACTGGATTTCCTGGGGCTTTCTTTGGTCGAGAGTGACCACCGTGGATCTGGTCGGGATGCTGTGGATGGTCTCATCGAACTTGACTTTGGTACATCATTCGATCTTTCGTCAGGTCCGCTTCTGCGTGCTCACCTTTACCGTACCGGAGATGATGAGTGGGTGTTCACCTATGTGATGCACCACATCATCAGTGATGGCTGGTCGATGGGTATTCTGGTCCGCGAGCTTCTGGATCTTTACAATGGCGAGGTTACGGGCATTCCCGCAGATCTTCCGGTGCTTGGCATCCAGTACCGTGACTATGCTGCCTGGGAGCAGTCTAACCTTTCGGGGGATGTTTATGCCGGGCACCGTGATTACTGGTTGGATCAGCTTTCCGGGGATCTACCCGTTCTTGATCTGTGGAGCGACCGCCCGCGTCCTGCAGTGAAGACCTATACTGGCGGTGTAGTTCACTGTATACTTGACAGAGAGTTGTCGGATAGCCTCCGTTCGCTGTGCCACCAGAGCGGATCGACGCTTTTCATGGGGCTTCTTTCTGTGGTGAACATCCTTCTCTACCGTTATAGTGGCCAGGACGATATTATTGTTGGCACGCCGATGGCCGGGCGTGAGCACCCTGACCTTGAGGGCCAGATCGGTTTCTATGTGAATACGCTTGCGCTCCGGACCCGCCTCAGCGGAAGTAAGAGCTTCCGTGAGGTACTGGGGGATGTGCGTGGGGTCTGCCTTGATGCATATGAGCACCAGGCCTATCCGTTCGATAAGCTTGTAGAGGAACTTGGCCTGCAGCGGGATATGAGCAGAAACCCTCTGTTCGATGTTGCTGTCGTGTTACAAAATACCGATTCTCCGGCCGGTAGCGGCATTCCTGGGATTACGGTTTCGGCGTACCAGGCAGGCCAGACGACAATCAGCAAGTTTGACCTCACATTTACCTTCTTTGAGGTAGATGGCGGCATAGCCCTGAATATCGAGTATAACAGCGACTTGTATGATATTATAAGCATCGAGCGGATGTCTGGTCATTTCTGCCTTCTCCTTGGCCAGTTGCTAACCTCTCCTGATGGCGCTGTGGGTGAGGTCGATTATATTGGCCAGGCAGAGCGTGACGTTCTGCTTGGGGAGTTCAATGCCACCTCAACAGCCTATCCATCCGAGCAGACGATCGTGGATCTTTTCGAGGAACAGGTATCCCGTTTCCCAGCTAATAAAGCTGTTGTTTTTGGAGAAGAGTATTTTTCTTATTCAGAACTCAATCGTCGCATTGATAGGCTTGCAAGTGTACTATACCATAAATGCTCCTCTAAACGAAAGCTAATTCCTGTATTTATTGAAAAAGGAATTGACATGCTGGTTAGTGTCTTAGCAGTTTTAAAATTTGGGGCCGGATATGTTCCAATAGATCCTGAAGAACCTATTGAAAGAATAAAACTCATTCTAAACCAAATCGAGTGTGATATGATTATCACTAGTAAAAGCTTTAAGAAACGACTTCCCGAAGGACATTGGGAATTGATTGATCCCGAATTTATTGGTGAGTTGCAACTTAAAGATGACTTTATTACTATTGATAAGCCAAAACCAGAGGACATTGCTTATCTGATCTATACATCAGGATCCACTGGGATTCCTAAAGGTGTTATGATTCAGCACTCTGCTCTTGCAAATTTTTTGTTTGCAATGAATAGAGTTATGCCTTTGGATGGGGGTGATCATCTGTTGGCTATGACTACATTATCTTTCGATATTTCTATACTGGAACTTTTATGGACAATATGTAATGGTGTACCAATAACAATTAAAGAGAATAAATTAGATCTTCCGAAACTGGATGTTGCCAATAATAAGTATTTGGATTTTAGCTTGTTTTATTTTGCTGCCCAAACCGATAAAATAAAAGACAAATATTCGTTCATAAAGAAATCTGCAGTCTTTGCTGATGAAAATGAGTTCAAAAGCGTCTGGTTGCCAGAGAGGCACTTCAACCCCTTCGGTGGAATATTTCCGAATCCTGCGATATTAGCTAGTGCAATTTCAATGATTACCAATCAAATCCAGATCCGTGCCGGAAGTGTTGTTTTGCCATTGCATGATACTATCCGGGTAGTTGAAGAATGGTCTCAAGTCGACAATCTATCAAACGGAAGAATTGGTTTGTCATTTGCCTATGGGTGGCATCCAGATGATTTTGTACTATTTCCAGAAAATTATTATACAAGAAAGGAGATTTTCTTTCAGCAGATTGACATTCTTTCAACTCTATGGAACGGTGATAAAATTACTAGAAGAAATGGTGCTGGGATGGATGTACAGGTAGAAGTGTTTCCTAAACCTATCCAGGACAAACTTCCTATGTGGATTACAACTACTGGTAATCCGAAAACCTTTGAGGCTGCAGGTAAACTTGGTGCGAATGTACTTACTCATCTTTTGGGACAGGATATCATTGAACTTGAAAAAAATATCTCAATATATCGGAACTCACTTATACAAAATGGTTTTTCGGTTGATGATGCCAAGGTGACGATAATGCTACACACTTTTGTCGGGGAAGACTTAAAAAAAATAAAATCGGAAGTGCATAAACCTTTTTTGCAGTATTTAAAAGCAAGTGTTAATCTTTTAAGCAAAATGTCCGAAGAATTTTCTGAACAAGAAATGAACAAGGAAAGTATTGAGGGAACTTTGGAGATTTTTTTTGAGAGATATTGGCAAACAAATACGCTATTTGGTACTGTAGAATCCTGCACCGAACTGCTAAATAGTTTGAAAAAAATTGGAGTTACCGAGATTGCATGCTTGGTTGATTTTGGCGTCGATGAAGAAAAAGCCTTTAAAAATCTGACATTTCTAAGTCTATTGAAAAAAAGGTTTCAGAAACGGGACCTGGACGGGATAACTGGCGCTGCAAATATTAATTCCATTCAGCTCACGCCCTCTTATCTGCGATTGATGCTTAGTGATGACGACTCTTTGTTATTTCTCAAATCACTAAAACATATAATTGTAGGTGGTGAACGACTTACTCCAGAGCTCGCGGACAGAGTACTGAAGTTAAACGGCCCAATTTTATATAACATGTACGGGCCAACTGAAACGACAATTTGGTCCTCTTACAAACACATTACCCGTGCGGATAAAATTACCATCGGTAAGCCGATTTCAAACACACGGTTTTATATCTTAGATGAATCTGGAAATCTGTGCCCAATCGGTGTTGCTGGTGAATTGTATATCGGAGGAGCTGGGCTGTCCGCCGGATATTTCAAAGATGAAGCTTTGACTTCAGATAAGTTTGTAAATAACAAATTTAGTACAGTAGCCGATAGGATCTATCGGACAGGAGATATGGCAAAATGGCTCTTAAATGGTGAAGTAGAAATATTAGGTAGGAAAGACGACCAAGTTAAGGTTAATGGACATCGCGTTGAACTTGGAGAAATTGAGAATCTATTAAATTCTTTCAGTGATATTGAATCTGCAGTAGTTTTGCAAAGATTACCCGGTGAGGTTGATCAGGTAATAGCCTATATCAGTACCGATTTGCCGTTAAGTCTTTCTGAGCTACGGAAATTCTTAACAACCAGATTACCATTTGCTATGCTTCCAAATCATTACTATCAGGTCGAGAATATCCCCTTATTTAAAAGTGGAAAGATTAATAGGAAAGTGTTGCCAGAATTATCTAGAGTTGACCTTCAGAATAATGTTATTGTCTCTGAACCAAGAAATCGCTTGGAGAGCATTGTAAGAGATATTTGGGTAGACTTGTTGAAGAAAAATAATATTAATATTACTGATAATTTTTTTGAGATTGGAGGGAATAGCTTGCATGCAATTCGCCTAATCTCTAAAATAAATAAAGAATTTGATGTAACTCTAGCACCATCGATACTATTCCAGATACCAACAATTGAAAATGTAAGTGCTGAAATTTTAAGGCTGATTCCGGATGGTGGAAATTTAACAGCTGATACTAACGATCTTGAAACATTTTCAATATGA